A window of the Halichoerus grypus chromosome 2, mHalGry1.hap1.1, whole genome shotgun sequence genome harbors these coding sequences:
- the CSF3 gene encoding granulocyte colony-stimulating factor, whose product MKLTAPRLLSALQLLLWQSALWLVQAAAPLRPTSSLPQSFLLKCLEQMRKVQADGTVLQERLCATHKLCHPEELVLLGHALGIPQPPLSSCSSQALQLTGCLHQLHSGLVLYQGLLQALAGITPELAPTLDTLQLDIGDFALNIWQQMEELGLAQAVPPSQGTMPTFTSAFQRRAGGVLVVSNLQSFLELAYRALRCFAKP is encoded by the exons ATGAAGCTGACGG CCCCCCGTCTGCTGTCAGCCCTTCAGCTGCTGCTGTGGCAGAGCGCACTCTGGCTGGTGCAAGCAGCCGCCCCCCTGCGCCCGACCAGCTCGCTGCCCCAGAGCTTCCTGCTCAAGTGCCTGGAGCAAATGCGGAAGGTGCAGGCTGATGGCACGGTGCTGCAGGAGAGGCTG TGCGCCACCCACAAGCTGTGCCACCCCGAGGAGCTGGTGCTGCTCGGACACGCCCTGGGcatcccccagcctcccctgagCAGCTGCTCCAGCCAGGCCCTGCAGCTG ACGGGCTGCTTGCATCAACTCCACAGCGGCCTCGTCCTCTACCAGGGCCTCCTGCAGGCTCTGGCGGGGATAACCCCCGAGTTAGCCCCCACCTTGGACACGCTGCAGCTGGACATCGGCGACTTTGCTCTCAATATCTGGCAGCAG ATGGAAGAGCTGGGGCTGGCCCAGGCAGTGCCGCCCAGCCAGGGCACCATGCCAACCTTCACCTCGGCCTTCCAGCGCCGGGCCGGAGGGGTCCTGGTGGTCTCCAACCTGCAGAGCTTCCTGGAGCTGGCCTACCGCGCTCTGCGCTGCTTTGCCAAACCCTGA